One genomic region from Agelaius phoeniceus isolate bAgePho1 chromosome 23, bAgePho1.hap1, whole genome shotgun sequence encodes:
- the LOC129129590 gene encoding opioid-binding protein/cell adhesion molecule homolog isoform X5, with amino-acid sequence MDNVTVRQGESATLRCTVDDRVTRVAWLNRSTILYAGNDKWSIDNRVVILSNTKTQYSIKIHNVDIYDEGPYTCSVQTDNHPKTSRVHLIVQVPPQIVNISSDITVNEGSSVTLMCLAFGRPEPTVTWRHLSGKVHPPGQTFVSEDEYLEITGITREQSGEYECSAVNDVAVPDVRKVKVTVNYPPYISNAKNTGASVGQKGILQCEASAVPVAEFQWFKEDTRLANGLEGVRIESKGRLSTLTFFNVSEKDYGNYTCVATNQLGNTNASIILYGPGAVHDGGNAASQVAAGLCLWATLLARLLLDF; translated from the exons GTGTACTGTGGATGACCGGGTCACGCGGGTAGCGTGGCTGAACCGCAGCACCATCCTGTATGCCGGCAATGACAAGTGGTCTATAGACAACCGTGTGGTCATCCTGTCCAACACCAAGACCCAGTACAGCATCAAGATACACAACGTGGACATTTACGATGAGGGCCCCTACACCTGCTCCGTGCAGACAGACAATCACCCCAAGACTTCACGCGTCCATCTCATCGTGCAAG TGCCCCCCCAGATTGTCAACATCTCGTCAGACATCACCGTGAACGAGGGCAGCAGCGTGACCCTCATGTGCCTGGCCTTTGGGAGACCAGAGCCCACCGTCACGTGGCGGCACCTCTCCGGGAAAG TACATCCCCCAGGGCAGACCTTTGTGAGTGAGGACGAGTACCTGGAGATCACGGGCATCACACGGGAGCAGTCCGGGGAGTACGAATGCAGCGCCGTCAACGACGTGGCCGTCCCGGACGTGCGGAAAGTCAAAGTTACTGTCAACT ACCCGCCGTACATCTCCAACGCCAAGAACACGGGCGCCTCGGTGGGCCAGAAGGGCATCCTGCAGTGCGAGGCTTCGGCTGTCCCTGTGGCGGAGTTTCAGTGGTTCAAGGAGGACACCAG GTTAGCAAACGGGCTGGAGGGAGTGCGGATCGAGAGCAAGGGCCGCCTGTCCACGCTGACCTTCTTCAACGTCTCGGAGAAGGACTACGGCAACTACACGTGCGTGGCCACGAACCAGCTGGGCAACACCAACGCCAGCATCATCCTCTACG GGCCCGGAGCGGTGCACGATGGCGGCAACGCGGCGTCCCAGGTGGCTGCTGGCCTCTGCCTCTGGGCCACCCTCCTCGCTCGCCTCCTTCTCGACTTTTGA